From a region of the Xanthomonas rydalmerensis genome:
- the msrP gene encoding protein-methionine-sulfoxide reductase catalytic subunit MsrP, with the protein MSLRDALTVPSCEITDEAVYRDRRRLLQILAMTPMAGLVGCADAEPPAPPKTVVTPEQARSGFRTNEELTRYEDVTSYNNFYEFGTDKTDPSKAAKTLRTSPWSVKVSGECEKPGTLSLDDLLKGHTPEERIYRLRCVEGWSMVIPWLGVPLGDVLKRFAPTSKAKYVAFTTLADPQQMPGIRYSSIDWPYKEGLRIDEAMHPLTLLATGLYGKPLPQQNGAPLRLVVPWKYGFKSIKSIVEIRFVERMPETAWHELQPSEYGFFSNVNPAVDHPRWSQKTERRIAGKASKLFAERIPTRPFNGYADQVASLYAGMDLKKWY; encoded by the coding sequence ATGTCGTTGCGCGATGCCCTCACCGTCCCCAGCTGCGAGATCACCGACGAGGCGGTCTACCGCGACCGGCGGCGCCTGCTGCAGATCCTGGCGATGACCCCGATGGCCGGCCTGGTCGGTTGCGCCGATGCCGAGCCGCCGGCCCCGCCGAAGACCGTGGTGACCCCGGAGCAGGCGCGCAGCGGGTTCCGTACCAACGAGGAGCTGACCCGCTACGAGGACGTGACCAGCTACAACAACTTCTACGAGTTCGGCACCGACAAGACCGATCCGTCGAAGGCGGCCAAGACCCTGCGCACCTCGCCGTGGTCGGTGAAGGTGTCCGGCGAATGCGAGAAGCCCGGCACGCTGTCCCTGGACGACCTGCTCAAGGGCCACACGCCCGAGGAGCGCATCTACCGCCTGCGCTGCGTGGAAGGCTGGTCGATGGTAATCCCGTGGCTGGGCGTGCCGCTGGGCGATGTACTGAAGCGCTTCGCGCCGACCTCCAAGGCCAAGTACGTCGCCTTCACCACCCTGGCCGATCCGCAGCAGATGCCCGGCATCCGCTACAGCTCGATCGACTGGCCGTACAAGGAAGGCCTGCGCATCGACGAGGCCATGCATCCGCTGACCCTGCTCGCCACCGGCCTGTACGGCAAGCCGCTGCCGCAGCAGAACGGCGCGCCGCTGCGGCTGGTGGTGCCGTGGAAGTACGGCTTCAAGAGCATCAAGTCGATCGTCGAGATCCGCTTCGTCGAGCGCATGCCGGAAACCGCCTGGCACGAACTGCAGCCGTCCGAGTACGGCTTCTTCTCCAACGTCAATCCGGCGGTGGACCACCCGCGCTGGAGCCAGAAGACCGAACGCCGCATCGCCGGCAAGGCCAGCAAGCTGTTCGCCGAGCGCATCCCCACCCGCCCGTTCAACGGCTATGCCGACCAGGTGGCGTCGCTGTATGCGGGGATGGATCTGAAGAAATGGTATTGA
- the pheA gene encoding prephenate dehydratase — MAAKPKQSPAADPKSSKSAKPAATPALADVRAKIDEIDRTIQALIAERAQFAHQVGKAKGKLAAAVDYYRPEREAQVLRMVVDRNQGPLSDEVLVHVFREIMSACLAQQEPLKIGYLGPEGTFSQQAVLKHFGRSAVGLPMATIEEVFQEVESGNADFGVVPVENSGQGTIQVTLDMFLTSNLKICGETELRVHQFLLSRSGRLDAIERIYAHPQSFAQTAGWLRANLPKVEKIPVSSNAEGARRARNADDAAAIGGESAAHVYALKKVIMKSIEDDADNTTRFLVIGRQIFPPSGHDRTSVLVFIHDKPGALFDVLSPFARHGISMNRIESRPSHQAKWEYGFFIDLAGHVEDEAMKSALAELKAHSAQIKVLGSYPVAVP, encoded by the coding sequence ATGGCCGCAAAGCCGAAGCAATCCCCCGCCGCCGACCCGAAATCGTCCAAGTCGGCCAAGCCCGCCGCCACGCCGGCCCTGGCCGACGTCCGCGCCAAGATCGACGAGATCGACCGCACCATCCAGGCGTTGATCGCCGAGCGCGCGCAGTTCGCGCACCAGGTCGGCAAGGCCAAGGGCAAGCTCGCCGCGGCGGTGGACTATTACCGCCCCGAGCGCGAGGCGCAGGTGCTGCGCATGGTGGTGGACCGCAACCAGGGCCCGCTCAGCGACGAAGTGCTGGTGCACGTGTTCCGCGAGATCATGTCCGCGTGCCTGGCGCAGCAGGAACCGCTGAAGATCGGCTACCTGGGGCCAGAAGGCACCTTCAGCCAGCAGGCGGTGCTCAAGCACTTCGGCCGCTCCGCGGTGGGCCTGCCGATGGCCACCATCGAGGAAGTGTTTCAGGAAGTGGAAAGCGGCAATGCCGACTTCGGCGTGGTGCCGGTGGAGAACTCGGGGCAGGGCACGATCCAGGTCACCCTGGACATGTTCCTGACCTCCAACCTGAAGATCTGCGGCGAGACCGAGCTGCGCGTGCACCAGTTCCTGCTCTCGCGCAGCGGGCGGCTGGACGCGATCGAGCGGATCTACGCGCATCCGCAGTCGTTCGCGCAGACCGCCGGCTGGCTGCGCGCGAACCTGCCGAAGGTGGAGAAGATTCCGGTCTCCAGCAACGCCGAGGGCGCGCGCCGCGCGCGCAACGCCGACGATGCGGCGGCAATCGGCGGGGAGAGCGCGGCGCATGTGTATGCGCTGAAGAAGGTGATCATGAAGTCGATCGAGGATGACGCGGACAACACCACGCGCTTCCTGGTGATCGGGCGGCAGATCTTCCCGCCGTCGGGGCACGATCGTACGTCGGTGCTGGTGTTCATCCACGACAAGCCGGGTGCGCTGTTCGATGTGCTCAGTCCGTTCGCGCGGCATGGGATCAGCATGAATCGGATCGAGTCGCGGCCGTCGCATCAGGCGAAGTGGGAGTACGGGTTCTTCATCGATCTGGCGGGGCATGTGGAGGATGAGGCGATGAAGTCGGCGTTGGCGGAGTTGAAGGCGCATTCGGCGCAGATCAAGGTGTTGGGGTCGTATCCGGTGGCGGTGCCTTGA
- the serC gene encoding 3-phosphoserine/phosphohydroxythreonine transaminase — MTRAFNFSAGPAALPESVLRQAQAEMLEWNGVGASIVELSHRGAEFMEVAAQADADLRRLIGIPDDYAVLFLAGGATTQQALLALNFTAPGQTVDYVVTGHWGKTAIKQVGPYVDVHVAASSEADGFRDIPPRAAWQLRDDAAYVHITANETIHGVEFRDTPDVGAVPLFADFSSSIASEPIDVSKYALIYAGAQKNLGPVGVTVVIIRRDLLERAGQPRADIFDYRSHVARDSMLNTPPTWNWYLAGLVFKWMLAEGGVQAFAERNQAKSALVYSAIDASGGFYRNEVAAAVRSRMNIPFFLPDETLTARFVAESKAAGLLALKGHKAVGGIRASLYNAMPLAGAQALVAFMRDFQQRHG; from the coding sequence ATGACGCGCGCGTTCAATTTCAGTGCCGGCCCCGCTGCCTTGCCGGAATCGGTCCTGCGCCAGGCGCAGGCGGAGATGTTGGAGTGGAACGGCGTCGGTGCCTCGATCGTGGAGCTGAGCCACCGCGGCGCCGAGTTCATGGAGGTGGCGGCGCAGGCCGACGCCGACCTGCGCCGGCTGATCGGCATTCCCGACGACTACGCCGTGCTGTTCCTGGCCGGTGGCGCCACCACCCAGCAGGCGCTGCTGGCGCTGAACTTCACCGCGCCCGGGCAGACCGTGGACTACGTGGTGACTGGACACTGGGGCAAGACCGCGATCAAGCAGGTCGGGCCCTACGTCGACGTGCACGTGGCCGCCAGCAGCGAGGCCGACGGCTTCCGCGACATCCCGCCGCGTGCCGCCTGGCAGTTGCGCGACGATGCGGCCTACGTGCACATCACCGCCAACGAGACCATCCACGGCGTGGAGTTCCGCGACACGCCGGATGTCGGCGCTGTGCCGCTGTTCGCCGATTTCAGCTCCAGCATCGCCTCCGAGCCGATCGACGTGTCCAAGTACGCGCTGATCTACGCCGGCGCGCAGAAGAATCTCGGCCCGGTCGGCGTCACCGTGGTCATCATCCGCCGCGACCTGCTCGAACGCGCCGGCCAGCCGCGCGCGGACATCTTCGACTACCGCTCGCACGTGGCGCGCGACTCCATGCTCAACACGCCGCCGACCTGGAACTGGTACCTGGCCGGGCTGGTGTTCAAGTGGATGCTGGCCGAGGGCGGGGTGCAGGCGTTCGCCGAGCGCAACCAGGCCAAGTCGGCGCTGGTGTATTCGGCGATCGACGCCTCCGGCGGTTTCTACCGCAACGAGGTCGCGGCGGCGGTGCGTTCGCGGATGAACATCCCGTTCTTCCTGCCGGACGAGACCCTCACCGCGCGCTTCGTCGCCGAATCCAAGGCGGCCGGTCTGCTGGCGTTGAAGGGGCACAAGGCGGTCGGCGGCATCCGTGCGTCGCTGTACAACGCCATGCCCCTGGCCGGCGCGCAGGCGCTGGTGGCGTTCATGCGCGACTTCCAGCAGCGCCACGGCTGA